The genomic region cattctaaaaaataataattatgtaatataaaatttgtgcactataatataaattcttaaaCATAAAGAATTACCTGAGATGTCGTAAGGATAACTTTGCTCTGCTTCTTATCAGTACCAGTGATAATCATCAAACAACTAACAGCTGGACTATAACTGAGAATACTGCTATATTCGTAGGTACAGAGAGTGTTTCTGGAACGATGCTCCAAAAGGTGAAGACCTTGCTGGTCGACGGCCAACCACAGAACACGTGGCCAATTCGAAGTAAATGATTGCATGACATCGAATATCGTGGCCCTGTGAAGCGGCCACGATTGAATTAAATTCAGGAACGCCTTCTTCGCTTCGGGCGGTGTCATTCCTCGTAATGATTGATGGTGTTGAAGTACTCCTTCAATGCACAAACTTGGAACCAGTCTTGGTGGCAGGCAGTGACTTGATATAGTTCGGTAATCGTGATCCGATACAGCGTCCTCACAATCACCGAGTTCTAATTGCGCTTGTAACGCTGTCAACATCATCTAAAAACAGATTATAAATTTAGATAATCTATACCATAATTTATTGGATTTTAAcggataataaaaaaagaataattatttacagctTCTTTCTCAGTGATAGGAAATCGATCAGCACGTAAATCATGCAGTACTTGATGATAAAGTAACTCTTTCTCCACCGGATCATCGAGATTCATGTACTGATCAAGGAACAAATGTTTCTTAAATAAGAAGAAATGATGTGCGTGCTTTCTTTGCGATTGATTCTGTTGTGCGTTCGCCGTTCTGTAACGCTCCCATTTCGACATCACATCGGCAATCTTTTCTTCTGGTATCAATGCCCTTTCGGTCGGTCCTAAGACTTCATAAATGGCATAAcctataaatttcaattaaattataaatatttacaagccatttaacaattaaaagaaataataaatttaatttaacttcgATTACCCATGGCAGTTTCTTCTAAACCAATCTTAGTCTTGATAATCTCCATAACGTCTCTAGCTGTTGCTGAAGGATGAAATTCTACAGCATGATATTGTCCATCCATGAAATGGAATCTCGCATAAATAGGCCTGCGATTAATCGTGCACATTATTTCTTCTCTGCTCGGCGGCCATTGTCTTCTTCTCGTGCCCTGCGTCTTGTAAAGGCACTTTTCAGCAAATCTGGCGTATTTTCCCTCCTCCGTAACGTAATCACTAGCGCATCGTTTCAAATGCGCTATCAGATACTTTCGAATTACTTTCTGTGGAGGTAGAATAACTGAACAGGCCAAAGAAAGTAACGCCCAATGCCTGAGATTGACTCGACTATTAGGATCAGGGTGATCTGTAGTTTGTTTAATCAATTGAAGATACAGTTCACCTAAGAGATTCTCCTTTCTTATACAACGTTCCATCACGGTTTGTATTAAGTTTACGTGTTCATCTTCTACCCTACGAACCGTATCTCCGTTTTGTCCTAATCCAGCgtaagttaaaattaattggaatACACTAAGAGCCATCTGTTCATCCGGATCGGGTAGTTTTGAAAGACTCTGAGGTATAGTTTGTCTGCTGAATGCCCAATAGGCATAAGGAAATCCTTTATAGGTTTCACCATGATCAGTCGCGCTACCATGTTCTTGCCTAAGTTTCTCTATTTTGTGCTTAGACAATCTTCGCAAAGTGTTTCTTAGGAAACCACCACCAGAATCTTGAGGTTTTCTCAATATCTCCGCGTCCACCAGTGTTCTTCGGCAATTGACTAAGTTATGATAGAGCCTAATACGATCCTCGTTGGTAATACACTTGAGCTTCTTAGTAGGAACCTCGTTTTCCGTGATCCAGCCTGCCAAAGCTGGACAGTAACTAACGATCAGACTACCTATCTCGTTCTTCTGCGGCGTTTCAAAGACAAAACACTTGTGCGAGCTGTCGGGATTGTGACGTAGAAGGGACAGTGTTATGAAAGAGTCACTTGGGTCTAGCATGATGCTTTCCACATCCTGATAACGATACTCTGATAAGACAAATTTATCATCCGGCTTGATTAGCATCAATCCATCGCAGTTTATACCCAAGATTAGTTGATTTCCATATGACCAATAACCACGATAAGTCACGTTAAACATAGTCGTACCGTAGAGGGGGTATTGCATCACGCAAGATAAATACAACACCTTGGCTGCCAATTCTTTGCGACCGGCGCCATACTGTCTGTGTGCCTGCGCTATTATTGGCACCCAGACATCGTCGCCTCGGGCACGGCTGATTCGATAAGGCAAAAAACTATCCACCTCGCTGTAGTAATCCAGCCGATCGTTATCTTTTGGATCGCCCAAGGCGACTTGCGCTTGTAAGCCCGCCAACTGGAGCGCGACTTTTTCTGATACTGGGAAATCATCGCACTGAAAAAACGACAAAAGAGAGAATAGGACGTTTACAAGAAAGAAGATAAGATcaataatttgattttttccCTCTCTAGTTTaccttcacaacgttatatacagctTGAGCGTACAGCATGTTCACCTCGACGGGATCTTGGGATATTTCTCGGGTATTTCGGAAAAGCCTTCGTTTGAAAACGAATCGATTATCGCCACTCCCTAAAGTAGCATTATTTCCACGACGAAGTGTTGAAAATGTTGATTGTGCTGTGTTTAATTTGCATTGTTTcctaaaaaaagtaaaatataataggaCAAGTTATCAATGTAAAATTAAgtataatgaaatttgataTAACTGCGTATATAACTGTATATTCGTAGTTTATTAATCGATAAtagtaattaatgaaaatttacatttccCAAGCGgctataacatcatatagataATCATGCGCTCGAACATGTTCCTCGCCATCCGGTCTACTTTGGTAAATTGCCCAACCTTCTAAAGACCTGAGACCCAATTTTTCACCTAACTTAGCAACAGCATCGGAAGCAGTATCAGTTGGATGCACATCGATTGCTTTAGTTCTTCCATCCAAGAAGAAGAATCGACAAACTATCGTGCCTAGTCGCCTCATGGCCGCAATCTCTACCGTCGACGGTGGATGTTGTCTACAGGAAACTTTCATAGTTTTACAATTATCCACGCACCACTGAACGTATTGCCGTAGTTTGCCCTCGAGAGCCAAATTCTTTCGCAAGAAAGACACGAAGTACTTGTACAGTAGTTTACTAGGTTGAAAAGCAACTATAGCCAAACAGAGCAATAACCAGACTCGTTCAGCCCATTCTGGATTAGGGTTGTTAGTTGCTTGTCGCATACATTGGACGAAAATTTCATCTCTTAATTCTTCACGCTCAATACCATAACctattatactttgaatagtTGCAATTTCCTGATCTAGTTTCATTTCTCCCCTTATATACTTACAAAGATCCTAAAGATTAAGAAAAAACATTAGTTTCAATGTTaattaacaaagaaaataGTCTGTACAAATAATTACTTACCCTGAAGACTGAACAAGCCACATTAACGTTATCAGGATCGTACATATGAATGTGAGAATTCGGTATAgtagaacctttgtagtaggTAACCATTTCGTACTTTGGAATAAATTCTACGCTCTTACCACGTGATTTTCTAGTGAGCGTAGCCATGATTGTACCTTCGGGAGATCTTTCGTGgctattgaaataattttgcgCAAATTCTACGATATCATGATAAGTAACTTCGTTATCAGGCTCCTTCTTGTCCTCCAATTCTTGAAGTTTACGCTCTACTCTGCATTTGCGTCTCTGTTCTCTCTCCACAGGTGGTTGTTGAGATTGCTGCgcctgctgttgttgttgatCATGACCATTCTGTTGCTGTTGTGGTACCGGTTGGTGGTGATTATGGTGCAACAAATGGAGACTATTTGAGTTTCTAGATTCTGGTCTCGATGGAGGGCTACCAGCAATCGGTTCTTTAATGACTTTGTTATTTGGTGCAGGCGGAGGTGAACCACAGGATTCACCGTTAACTAATGATCCAGAATTTCCATTGACCAAAATTGGACTGCTAGGACTGTTCTCTTCACGAGGTAAAACGGACTCGTAGATAGGCTCTCCATTATCAATAGAAGAATCGCCACCATTCATCGTCAAAGCTGTAGCAGGAGGTGGTGGAGGTGGAGGAGGTTCAGTGGGCTCTGGAAGACTCGGCTGTCCGAGTTTGCCAGTGTTTGGACAAGGTATCctttgctgctgctgctgctgctgctgtgaTGATTGTTGCAATGGCGAGGTAGCTTCTTGCCCATTTGGAGTATTTGCTTTAGATTCTGCCTTTGAATTTAACTCCATTTCTTGTTGAATTACAGTCTCCAGTTCCACATCGAGGTCTTCGACCAATGCATCCATTTGTTCACCAATTTCTTCAATTATCTGATTACCCTTTGTCGATTGCACAtcagataaaaatgaaaatagattGTCTAAGTCTACAGACTGTAAATCTGAGGCAGCCATTTTAGAATTCATTTGCTCCGCCATCTGCGACAATGCAGCGATCTCTTCTTGCGCTTTTCTGTAAAATGGAATAgcatatatatgaaaatactgaaataaaattcaatgtaagtattttaatttcttaagcGCACAAATTAGTCAGGTGCcggtgtgtgtgtatgtattttGTGATACTAAACGCTGCATCTATATTAAAAGCAATTATTCTTAGTGAATTCTCATCATGCCGTAAGGATTTTTAATTCGCCATTCGAACTACCGACACGTCATACGAACTTACCCGGGTTCCATCCCGACAATACCATTGTACTGTGCGCTATAAAGGACACAAATGGACATACTATTAACACACAAACGAACAACAGTCCTATATGATCGTCACGGCAGTTTGTATACTGGAATAGACGTCCTTTTATCATACAATTTCAAgatagtatatcgttatacctttgACTTTCTTCCAGAGCCTTCTTATCCTCCATCAATCTTCTCTCCTCTTCCAATCTCTCCCTCTTCCTCATCTCTTCGTCTACTCGTCTCATTTCTCTCAAAGCAGCTGCAACCTCCCTTGCGAATACGCCACGCAGATGACTCTGTATCACAATGGCTGCTCTTCGTTTTCTGATGAACATTATTCTCAGTTTCCAGCCTCGGTATGCATGTTGCACTTTCAATGCAGCGTCTCTCACGCGTTTATACTctggaaaaattcaaattctctTTAGTTCAAAAATaagataagaaatatattataaaaaaataaaattgaaaataacttACCTCGTCGAACTACGTAGCCTCTCCACATTTTCTGTATCATCATAGCGTTACTGGTAACCATTTGATTTCTACAATCTTCCAGTGGCTCGTGTACATAGCTTCTTAAAAACACTTTAGTTTTGCCTATTTGCCATTCAGTTTCAGGAATACCCTGACTACTGATTAAGCACCTAACAGCCTCTTTCTCGTTATAAGAACGTGACAAACGTGCTTTATCTAAACAACGATATCTCGCTATAAAGTCGTGGAAAGGCATGTGTATAGGAAAGCCTTCCTTCCTGATTCTAATAATATCTAACATGCCTAAATATTTCAGCTGGTCCAGAACCAGCTTCTCGTCATAGTGATTCGAAACTTTTTGCATATTTGGCTTGATGCATCTAGCGTACCAGGGTGTGGTAGCTTGAAGAACATCAACTAGAGCCTGTAACTGATGTCTGAAGGAATCACAGAGGGTTGGTTTTCCCTTGGACGTTCCACGAGACATGGTAGTTGCATTTCCACTTGCACGAGCTACCGTG from Bombus fervidus isolate BK054 chromosome 11, iyBomFerv1, whole genome shotgun sequence harbors:
- the Myo81f gene encoding unconventional myosin 81F isoform X2, coding for MVAKHFTQGSSPELGVPDMTVISDIDETGINRNLQVRYKRDQIYTYTGSILVAVNPYKEVDFYTNEYVNRYHGQKMGSLEPHVFALAEAAYRSLQDTESNQSCVISGESGAGKTETTKFILQYLCSVTSNVDTWVEQQILEANTILEAFGNAKTVRNDNSSRFGKFMQVCFDSKWMIKGCIIQDYLLEQSRITFQSSGERNYHVFYQLVEAGTRDEEFAEQYKLMPASHYKYLNQSGCVKIDGISDCKKLDALRLAFNVLQVAPEMCEGIFRVLSAILWLGNLSFEDVDGERCELTKEDLDIVGTVAPLLGLQVEDLTKVVLIRQINVRGNITEIPLKVQEARENRHAMAKALYSRTFAWLINHINNCTNPGQDSSRFLGVLDIFGFENFAVNSFEQLCINYTNEKLHKFFNHYVFALEQELYRQEEIQYSHITFTDNTMCLELIEKPPRCVLKLLTEQCHMPKGSDLAYLTNLHAEFENHPCYVKGDDRRKWEKEFGVKHYAGCVTYAVEGFVDKNRDVQQDVFFDFMSRSTNEFVQEITVYQDLLGCTVARASGNATTMSRGTSKGKPTLCDSFRHQLQALVDVLQATTPWYARCIKPNMQKVSNHYDEKLVLDQLKYLGMLDIIRIRKEGFPIHMPFHDFIARYRCLDKARLSRSYNEKEAVRCLISSQGIPETEWQIGKTKVFLRSYVHEPLEDCRNQMVTSNAMMIQKMWRGYVVRREYKRVRDAALKVQHAYRGWKLRIMFIRKRRAAIVIQSHLRGVFAREVAAALREMRRVDEEMRKRERLEEERRLMEDKKALEESQRKAQEEIAALSQMAEQMNSKMAASDLQSVDLDNLFSFLSDVQSTKGNQIIEEIGEQMDALVEDLDVELETVIQQEMELNSKAESKANTPNGQEATSPLQQSSQQQQQQQQRIPCPNTGKLGQPSLPEPTEPPPPPPPPATALTMNGGDSSIDNGEPIYESVLPREENSPSSPILVNGNSGSLVNGESCGSPPPAPNNKVIKEPIAGSPPSRPESRNSNSLHLLHHNHHQPVPQQQQNGHDQQQQQAQQSQQPPVEREQRRKCRVERKLQELEDKKEPDNEVTYHDIVEFAQNYFNSHERSPEGTIMATLTRKSRGKSVEFIPKYEMVTYYKGSTIPNSHIHMYDPDNVNVACSVFRDLCKYIRGEMKLDQEIATIQSIIGYGIEREELRDEIFVQCMRQATNNPNPEWAERVWLLLCLAIVAFQPSKLLYKYFVSFLRKNLALEGKLRQYVQWCVDNCKTMKVSCRQHPPSTVEIAAMRRLGTIVCRFFFLDGRTKAIDVHPTDTASDAVAKLGEKLGLRSLEGWAIYQSRPDGEEHVRAHDYLYDVIAAWEMKQCKLNTAQSTFSTLRRGNNATLGSGDNRFVFKRRLFRNTREISQDPVEVNMLYAQAVYNVVKCDDFPVSEKVALQLAGLQAQVALGDPKDNDRLDYYSEVDSFLPYRISRARGDDVWVPIIAQAHRQYGAGRKELAAKVLYLSCVMQYPLYGTTMFNVTYRGYWSYGNQLILGINCDGLMLIKPDDKFVLSEYRYQDVESIMLDPSDSFITLSLLRHNPDSSHKCFVFETPQKNEIGSLIVSYCPALAGWITENEVPTKKLKCITNEDRIRLYHNLVNCRRTLVDAEILRKPQDSGGGFLRNTLRRLSKHKIEKLRQEHGSATDHGETYKGFPYAYWAFSRQTIPQSLSKLPDPDEQMALSVFQLILTYAGLGQNGDTVRRVEDEHVNLIQTVMERCIRKENLLGELYLQLIKQTTDHPDPNSRVNLRHWALLSLACSVILPPQKVIRKYLIAHLKRCASDYVTEEGKYARFAEKCLYKTQGTRRRQWPPSREEIMCTINRRPIYARFHFMDGQYHAVEFHPSATARDVMEIIKTKIGLEETAMGYAIYEVLGPTERALIPEEKIADVMSKWERYRTANAQQNQSQRKHAHHFFLFKKHLFLDQYMNLDDPVEKELLYHQVLHDLRADRFPITEKEAMMLTALQAQLELGDCEDAVSDHDYRTISSHCLPPRLVPSLCIEGVLQHHQSLRGMTPPEAKKAFLNLIQSWPLHRATIFDVMQSFTSNWPRVLWLAVDQQGLHLLEHRSRNTLCTYEYSSILSYSPAVSCLMIITGTDKKQSKVILTTSQAHQIANLIREYMDVLQSPPEVPKRESAIAQQIAQQPIQQPSTNLTAPAGGRKSRPASVLHRGAPVIQSQAS
- the Myo81f gene encoding unconventional myosin 81F isoform X1, producing MVAKHFTQGSSPELGVPDMTVISDIDETGINRNLQVRYKRDQIYTYTGSILVAVNPYKEVDFYTNEYVNRYHGQKMGSLEPHVFALAEAAYRSLQDTESNQSCVISGESGAGKTETTKFILQYLCSVTSNVDTWVEQQILEANTILEAFGNAKTVRNDNSSRFGKFMQVCFDSKWMIKGCIIQDYLLEQSRITFQSSGERNYHVFYQLVEAGTRDEEFAEQYKLMPASHYKYLNQSGCVKIDGISDCKKLDALRLAFNVLQVAPEMCEGIFRVLSAILWLGNLSFEDVDGERCELTKEDLDIVGTVAPLLGLQVEDLTKVVLIRQINVRGNITEIPLKVQEARENRHAMAKALYSRTFAWLINHINNCTNPGQDSSRFLGVLDIFGFENFAVNSFEQLCINYTNEKLHKFFNHYVFALEQELYRQEEIQYSHITFTDNTMCLELIEKPPRCVLKLLTEQCHMPKGSDLAYLTNLHAEFENHPCYVKGDDRRKWEKEFGVKHYAGCVTYAVEGFVDKNRDVQQDVFFDFMSRSTNEFVQEITVYQDLLGCTVARASGNATTMSRGTSKGKPTLCDSFRHQLQALVDVLQATTPWYARCIKPNMQKVSNHYDEKLVLDQLKYLGMLDIIRIRKEGFPIHMPFHDFIARYRCLDKARLSRSYNEKEAVRCLISSQGIPETEWQIGKTKVFLRSYVHEPLEDCRNQMVTSNAMMIQKMWRGYVVRREYKRVRDAALKVQHAYRGWKLRIMFIRKRRAAIVIQSHLRGVFAREVAAALREMRRVDEEMRKRERLEEERRLMEDKKALEESQSAQYNGIVGMEPGKAQEEIAALSQMAEQMNSKMAASDLQSVDLDNLFSFLSDVQSTKGNQIIEEIGEQMDALVEDLDVELETVIQQEMELNSKAESKANTPNGQEATSPLQQSSQQQQQQQQRIPCPNTGKLGQPSLPEPTEPPPPPPPPATALTMNGGDSSIDNGEPIYESVLPREENSPSSPILVNGNSGSLVNGESCGSPPPAPNNKVIKEPIAGSPPSRPESRNSNSLHLLHHNHHQPVPQQQQNGHDQQQQQAQQSQQPPVEREQRRKCRVERKLQELEDKKEPDNEVTYHDIVEFAQNYFNSHERSPEGTIMATLTRKSRGKSVEFIPKYEMVTYYKGSTIPNSHIHMYDPDNVNVACSVFRDLCKYIRGEMKLDQEIATIQSIIGYGIEREELRDEIFVQCMRQATNNPNPEWAERVWLLLCLAIVAFQPSKLLYKYFVSFLRKNLALEGKLRQYVQWCVDNCKTMKVSCRQHPPSTVEIAAMRRLGTIVCRFFFLDGRTKAIDVHPTDTASDAVAKLGEKLGLRSLEGWAIYQSRPDGEEHVRAHDYLYDVIAAWEMKQCKLNTAQSTFSTLRRGNNATLGSGDNRFVFKRRLFRNTREISQDPVEVNMLYAQAVYNVVKCDDFPVSEKVALQLAGLQAQVALGDPKDNDRLDYYSEVDSFLPYRISRARGDDVWVPIIAQAHRQYGAGRKELAAKVLYLSCVMQYPLYGTTMFNVTYRGYWSYGNQLILGINCDGLMLIKPDDKFVLSEYRYQDVESIMLDPSDSFITLSLLRHNPDSSHKCFVFETPQKNEIGSLIVSYCPALAGWITENEVPTKKLKCITNEDRIRLYHNLVNCRRTLVDAEILRKPQDSGGGFLRNTLRRLSKHKIEKLRQEHGSATDHGETYKGFPYAYWAFSRQTIPQSLSKLPDPDEQMALSVFQLILTYAGLGQNGDTVRRVEDEHVNLIQTVMERCIRKENLLGELYLQLIKQTTDHPDPNSRVNLRHWALLSLACSVILPPQKVIRKYLIAHLKRCASDYVTEEGKYARFAEKCLYKTQGTRRRQWPPSREEIMCTINRRPIYARFHFMDGQYHAVEFHPSATARDVMEIIKTKIGLEETAMGYAIYEVLGPTERALIPEEKIADVMSKWERYRTANAQQNQSQRKHAHHFFLFKKHLFLDQYMNLDDPVEKELLYHQVLHDLRADRFPITEKEAMMLTALQAQLELGDCEDAVSDHDYRTISSHCLPPRLVPSLCIEGVLQHHQSLRGMTPPEAKKAFLNLIQSWPLHRATIFDVMQSFTSNWPRVLWLAVDQQGLHLLEHRSRNTLCTYEYSSILSYSPAVSCLMIITGTDKKQSKVILTTSQAHQIANLIREYMDVLQSPPEVPKRESAIAQQIAQQPIQQPSTNLTAPAGGRKSRPASVLHRGAPVIQSQAS